From one Streptomyces sp. NBC_01478 genomic stretch:
- a CDS encoding DUF1844 domain-containing protein: protein MSDTPAESPNVDAPDFDAMARDIAEVPAVEVIVTVAVNLMSAAAVKLGLTEEGDKYKDLDEARKLVTALAGLLDASATEISSFHAAPLRDGLKSLQLAFREASLVRDEPGQGPGEKYTGPIYG from the coding sequence ATGAGTGACACCCCTGCCGAGTCCCCCAATGTTGACGCCCCCGACTTCGACGCCATGGCCCGCGACATCGCGGAGGTCCCGGCGGTCGAGGTGATCGTGACGGTCGCCGTCAATCTGATGAGCGCCGCCGCCGTGAAGCTCGGTCTGACCGAGGAGGGCGACAAGTACAAGGACCTGGACGAGGCCCGCAAGCTGGTCACCGCCCTGGCCGGACTCCTCGACGCGAGCGCGACCGAGATCAGTTCGTTCCACGCGGCCCCGCTGCGCGACGGCCTGAAGTCCCTCCAACTGGCGTTCCGCGAGGCGTCCCTCGTCCGCGACGAGCCGGGTCAGGGCCCGGGCGAGAAGTACACGGGCCCGATCTACGGCTAG
- a CDS encoding SseB family protein, producing the protein MANKNIPDPGYSDDDGSADPGLSAALAAWSADRTAVGPVLEALKGARLLVPVVAVLGEVEEDENGLRREKTSDMAVPTLKAGGRTALPAFTSTGSLARWDPAARPVAVPLHQALQAAAHEKADTVVLDLAGPVPFELSGPALLALAEGRTSADPLADPVVVEAVRAVVADVGAVLRAYLGPGRADGTLALVFEPAVPHDAGIHAVARRLAADETLRARLVRGLDLAVLPAGTTPPGEPLYVRTG; encoded by the coding sequence GTGGCGAACAAGAACATTCCCGACCCCGGCTACTCCGACGACGACGGTTCGGCCGACCCCGGACTGAGCGCGGCACTCGCCGCCTGGAGCGCGGACCGCACCGCCGTGGGACCCGTCCTGGAGGCCCTCAAGGGCGCCCGGCTGCTCGTGCCCGTGGTGGCCGTGCTCGGCGAGGTCGAGGAGGACGAGAACGGGCTGCGCCGCGAGAAGACCAGCGACATGGCCGTGCCCACCCTGAAGGCCGGCGGCCGCACCGCGCTGCCCGCCTTCACGTCCACCGGCTCGCTGGCCCGCTGGGACCCGGCGGCCCGGCCCGTGGCCGTACCGCTGCACCAGGCGCTGCAAGCCGCGGCGCACGAGAAGGCGGACACGGTGGTGCTGGACCTGGCGGGGCCGGTGCCCTTCGAACTGTCGGGGCCCGCGCTGCTGGCCCTCGCCGAAGGGCGGACCAGTGCGGACCCGCTCGCCGACCCGGTGGTCGTGGAGGCGGTGCGCGCCGTGGTCGCCGACGTGGGCGCGGTGCTGCGGGCCTATCTCGGCCCCGGCCGGGCCGACGGCACCCTCGCGCTGGTCTTCGAGCCCGCCGTGCCGCACGACGCCGGCATCCACGCGGTCGCCCGCCGCCTCGCCGCCGACGAGACACTGAGGGCTCGCCTGGTGCGCGGCCTCGACCTGGCGGTTCTGCCGGCCGGGACGACGCCTCCGGGCGAGCCCCTGTACGTACGGACGGGATGA
- a CDS encoding serine hydrolase, with protein sequence MESSRAARRNHRARPSGRRPLLHIALATVAVVGVTAAGTVYVKAQAHSGPVSSSKAPSASASASASGSGEAAVEPVTEPTVDYDALLATAMKSVTPTRAQKVSVAVLDLTSGESATYGSAAFDTASIVKVDILATLLLQAQDAGRRLTATEKSYATTMIENSDNNSATALWNIIGTADGLDTANKTFGLTGTTGGDGPLWGLTQTTAADQLTLLQQVFGDDSKLSSASKSYIQGLMGQIEADQQWGVSAAADGSQWRLKNGWLARSTTGLWDVNSIGRVTGTDGDKYLIAVLSKGSTTQTKGITLIEAAAKAGVAAFGKSDGSSTAASAAATD encoded by the coding sequence ATGGAGTCTTCCAGAGCCGCCCGCCGAAACCACCGCGCGCGTCCCTCCGGGCGCCGTCCGCTGCTCCACATCGCCCTGGCCACCGTGGCCGTCGTGGGCGTCACGGCGGCGGGGACCGTGTACGTGAAGGCACAGGCCCACTCCGGCCCCGTATCGTCGTCGAAGGCACCGTCGGCCTCGGCGTCGGCATCGGCATCCGGGAGCGGGGAGGCAGCGGTGGAACCTGTCACCGAGCCGACGGTGGACTACGACGCTCTGCTGGCCACCGCCATGAAGTCGGTGACCCCGACCCGCGCCCAGAAGGTGTCCGTCGCCGTCCTGGACCTGACCTCCGGCGAGAGCGCCACGTACGGCAGCGCCGCCTTCGACACGGCGAGCATCGTCAAGGTCGACATCCTGGCGACGCTGCTGCTCCAGGCGCAGGACGCGGGCCGGCGACTGACGGCGACCGAGAAGTCGTACGCCACGACGATGATCGAGAACAGCGACAACAACTCCGCGACGGCGCTGTGGAACATCATCGGCACGGCGGACGGGCTCGACACGGCCAACAAGACGTTCGGGCTGACGGGTACCACGGGTGGCGACGGCCCGCTCTGGGGGCTGACCCAGACCACGGCCGCGGATCAACTCACCCTGCTCCAGCAGGTGTTCGGGGACGACTCGAAGCTGAGCTCGGCCTCGAAGTCGTACATCCAGGGGTTGATGGGGCAGATAGAGGCGGACCAGCAGTGGGGTGTGTCGGCCGCGGCCGACGGCTCCCAGTGGCGGCTGAAGAACGGCTGGCTGGCGCGGAGCACGACCGGGCTGTGGGACGTCAACAGCATCGGCCGGGTGACCGGCACGGACGGCGACAAGTACCTGATCGCCGTGCTGTCGAAGGGCAGCACGACACAGACCAAGGGCATCACCCTGATCGAGGCGGCGGCGAAGGCGGGGGTCGCGGCGTTCGGCAAGAGCGACGGCTCGTCTACGGCGGCCTCGGCGGCGGCGACGGACTGA